A genomic window from Candidatus Krumholzibacteriia bacterium includes:
- a CDS encoding HIT domain-containing protein — protein MNLLFTPWRRKYVVEGEGRDDSCVFCRLPDEEERDFLLETEHWYLVLNAYPYCNGHMMLVSRRHLSWLSDLSSEEMMEMPALLARAESALRIAYSPDGMNLGINIGSAAGAGVPGHLHIHLLPRWIGDTNFMTSLGETRILPEEISLTFEKLSKALEEGHG, from the coding sequence ATGAACCTTCTCTTTACCCCCTGGCGCAGAAAGTATGTGGTGGAAGGTGAGGGGCGGGACGACTCCTGTGTCTTTTGCCGCCTTCCTGACGAGGAGGAACGGGACTTTCTTCTGGAGACCGAACACTGGTATCTCGTTCTCAATGCCTATCCCTACTGCAATGGGCACATGATGCTGGTCAGCCGAAGGCATCTGAGTTGGCTCTCTGACTTGAGTTCCGAAGAGATGATGGAAATGCCGGCGCTTCTTGCGAGAGCGGAGTCGGCCCTGAGGATAGCTTACTCTCCGGACGGGATGAATCTCGGCATCAATATCGGGTCGGCGGCGGGAGCCGGAGTACCCGGTCATCTTCATATTCATCTTCTTCCCCGCTGGATCGGGGACACCAATTTCATGACTTCTCTTGGCGAGACTCGCATCCTGCCTGAAGAGATTTCCCTGACCTTCGAAAAGCTCAGCAAGGCACTGGAAGAGGGCCATGGCTAA
- the folB gene encoding dihydroneopterin aldolase: MDCIRLKDILVFGHYGVSAEERDLGQRLRMNLLLELDLSHAAESDSLKDTVSYEDLYRKAKETAESESSHLLEHLAARVADRVMETWPIVQAVSVSLSKLNLPFPGECREAEVEVRRERA; this comes from the coding sequence TTGGATTGCATCCGGCTGAAGGATATTCTGGTCTTCGGACATTACGGGGTCAGTGCCGAGGAACGGGACCTGGGCCAGCGCCTTCGCATGAACCTGCTTCTGGAACTGGATCTGTCTCACGCTGCCGAGAGCGACAGTCTGAAAGACACTGTCAGTTACGAAGACCTCTACCGCAAGGCAAAGGAGACGGCGGAATCCGAGTCCAGCCATCTCCTCGAACATCTTGCCGCAAGGGTGGCCGATCGGGTGATGGAAACCTGGCCGATTGTTCAAGCCGTAAGCGTTTCTCTTTCTAAACTGAACCTTCCTTTCCCCGGAGAGTGCCGGGAGGCGGAAGTGGAAGTACGCAGGGAGAGAGCATGA
- a CDS encoding LytR C-terminal domain-containing protein, whose translation MAKRGQRIGGFFFFLSLVFLVLLVFSLVLRYGEPLQENVDRWIAIGKSGDSKEEPLILPHDVGDRKLALRIQILNATRVQGLAARTGEILRVWGVDTLDRDNAPPWPFNETLLLLRRGKDDELKILSEWLGGVPVLTQKREDLMLDATLIMGHDWKRYKWPDSRQGR comes from the coding sequence ATGGCTAAGCGCGGTCAGAGAATTGGCGGGTTCTTCTTTTTCCTCTCCCTGGTCTTTCTGGTTCTTCTTGTGTTCTCTCTTGTTCTGCGCTACGGGGAGCCCCTTCAGGAAAATGTGGATCGCTGGATTGCCATCGGCAAGAGCGGAGATAGCAAGGAAGAACCTCTCATCCTTCCCCACGATGTGGGAGACAGGAAACTTGCCTTGAGAATCCAGATCCTCAACGCCACCCGCGTACAGGGGCTTGCCGCCAGAACCGGCGAAATTCTTCGGGTTTGGGGCGTAGACACGCTGGATCGCGACAATGCTCCTCCCTGGCCTTTCAATGAAACCCTCCTTCTGTTGCGACGGGGGAAGGACGATGAACTGAAGATCCTGTCGGAGTGGCTGGGAGGGGTTCCGGTTCTGACCCAGAAAAGAGAAGATCTGATGCTGGACGCAACGCTCATCATGGGGCATGATTGGAAGCGTTACAAGTGGCCGGATTCCCGACAGGGGAGGTAG
- a CDS encoding RimK/LysX family protein, with amino-acid sequence MKEMLRIGWKEKVAFPTWGMSLRARVEPSEALSTLSVERVEAIGRVRDEEGRRRLVLKILVPLARGKSRSKTVHAFYHRRTRLGEAEGRHYVIRVPLRVGGTLQEAELALLPSERRQHFLHLGRELLSGRFLVDSSVSYLHRIPRTSLEADPLLPLPGTD; translated from the coding sequence ATGAAAGAAATGCTGCGAATCGGCTGGAAGGAAAAGGTGGCATTTCCGACCTGGGGGATGAGCCTTCGCGCCCGGGTGGAACCCTCTGAAGCCCTTTCGACCCTTTCTGTGGAACGAGTGGAAGCGATCGGACGGGTGCGAGATGAGGAGGGACGGCGCCGACTGGTGCTAAAAATTCTGGTTCCCCTGGCTCGCGGAAAAAGCCGTAGCAAAACGGTCCATGCCTTCTATCATCGCCGTACCCGTCTGGGAGAAGCCGAGGGTCGCCACTATGTGATCCGGGTTCCTCTTCGGGTAGGCGGCACGCTTCAGGAAGCAGAGCTTGCGCTTCTGCCCTCGGAGCGCCGGCAGCACTTTCTCCACCTGGGAAGGGAGCTTCTCTCCGGGCGCTTTCTCGTGGATTCCTCCGTCAGTTACCTGCACCGGATTCCCCGAACCTCTCTGGAGGCCGATCCGCTACTTCCCTTGCCCGGCACGGATTAA
- the panB gene encoding 3-methyl-2-oxobutanoate hydroxymethyltransferase, whose amino-acid sequence MAEKKKTILCFQKMKDRGEKIVALTAYDYPSARILDRAGVDLILVGDSAANVVLGYDSTLPVSMDEMLMLSSAVVRGCHRALVVSDMPFLSYQISPEQALENAGRFIRESGAGAVKLEGGRRSVPAISKIVETGIPVMGHLGLTPQSYLQMGGYRIQGKESREAELLVEEALALEEAGIFALVLEGIPWTLARHISGKLRIPTIGIGAGAETDGQVLVLHDMLGLEAGDLKFVKRYADLGKDLQKAVEDYAREVRQGQFPAEEHRFEAPSAHRAAGEDSS is encoded by the coding sequence GTGGCAGAGAAAAAGAAGACCATACTCTGTTTTCAGAAGATGAAGGATCGTGGCGAGAAGATCGTCGCCCTGACGGCCTATGATTATCCCTCCGCCCGCATTCTGGATCGAGCGGGCGTGGATCTCATTCTGGTGGGGGATTCGGCTGCCAATGTGGTTCTGGGATACGACTCCACGCTACCGGTGAGCATGGATGAAATGCTGATGCTCTCTTCTGCAGTGGTTCGAGGCTGCCACCGTGCTTTGGTGGTCTCAGACATGCCTTTCCTTTCCTACCAGATCAGTCCTGAGCAGGCTCTCGAAAATGCAGGCCGCTTTATCCGGGAGTCAGGAGCGGGAGCGGTCAAGCTGGAGGGCGGGCGCCGAAGTGTTCCCGCTATCAGCAAGATCGTGGAAACGGGAATTCCCGTGATGGGACATCTGGGCCTGACCCCGCAGAGCTATCTGCAGATGGGGGGCTATCGGATCCAGGGCAAGGAAAGCAGGGAAGCGGAACTGCTGGTGGAGGAAGCGCTGGCTCTGGAGGAAGCGGGGATCTTTGCCCTGGTTCTGGAGGGAATCCCCTGGACTCTGGCCCGACACATCAGCGGTAAACTTCGCATCCCGACGATTGGAATCGGCGCGGGAGCGGAGACCGACGGACAGGTTCTTGTTCTTCATGACATGCTGGGTCTGGAGGCTGGCGACCTCAAATTCGTGAAACGCTATGCTGATTTGGGCAAGGATCTTCAAAAAGCAGTCGAAGACTATGCCCGGGAAGTCAGACAGGGACAGTTCCCCGCCGAAGAGCATCGCTTCGAAGCTCCCAGTGCCCATCGGGCAGCTGGCGAGGACTCTTCTTGA
- the groL gene encoding chaperonin GroEL (60 kDa chaperone family; promotes refolding of misfolded polypeptides especially under stressful conditions; forms two stacked rings of heptamers to form a barrel-shaped 14mer; ends can be capped by GroES; misfolded proteins enter the barrel where they are refolded when GroES binds) gives MSKQIEFNIDARNWLKSGLDQLANAVKITLGPRGRNVILDKKFGSPTVTNDGVTIAKEIELEDAYENMGAQLVKEVATKTNDVAGDGTTTATLLAQAIVTEGLKNVTAGVNPMYLKKGIAKAVEVAVSAIGEMSSEVKDREGIANVASISANNDREIGEQIAEAMEKVGHEGVITVEEAKSLDSFLDVVEGMQFDRGYLSPYFVTDAERMEAIIENGLILLYDKKISNMKDLLPVLEKVAQTGQALLIIAEDIDGEALATLVVNKLRGTLNVCAVKAPGFGDRRKAMLEDIAILTGGTLVSEEMGRKLDSVTLEDLGSAKRITIDKENTTIVEGAGEEGAVSARVNQLRKQIEDTTSDYDREKLQERMAKLAGGVAVINVGAATETELKEKKMRVEDALNATRAAVEEGIVPGGGVVFLRIVDALDTLEGLSDEEQTGANIIRKALEAPLRQISENAGVDGSVIIEKVRNEEGDFGYNAATGEFENMLAAGIVDPAKVSRSALQNAASIAALLLTTEAIIADLPERENAASAAAGMPGGMGGMGGGGMF, from the coding sequence ATGTCCAAGCAAATCGAGTTCAATATCGATGCCCGCAATTGGCTGAAGTCCGGACTGGATCAGTTGGCCAATGCGGTGAAAATCACTCTCGGTCCCCGCGGACGCAATGTCATTCTGGACAAAAAGTTCGGAAGCCCGACCGTCACCAATGACGGCGTGACTATTGCCAAGGAAATTGAACTGGAAGATGCCTATGAGAACATGGGCGCCCAGCTGGTCAAGGAAGTGGCCACCAAGACGAATGATGTGGCTGGCGACGGAACCACTACGGCGACACTTCTCGCTCAGGCCATCGTGACCGAGGGCCTGAAGAATGTCACTGCCGGCGTGAATCCCATGTACCTGAAAAAGGGTATTGCCAAGGCCGTCGAAGTGGCGGTTTCGGCGATCGGGGAGATGAGCAGTGAAGTGAAGGATCGTGAGGGCATCGCCAATGTGGCCTCGATCTCTGCGAACAACGATCGCGAGATCGGCGAGCAGATCGCCGAAGCGATGGAGAAGGTCGGACACGAGGGCGTTATTACGGTGGAAGAGGCGAAGAGTCTCGACAGTTTCCTCGATGTGGTCGAGGGCATGCAGTTCGACCGTGGTTACCTCAGTCCCTATTTCGTTACCGATGCCGAGCGCATGGAAGCGATCATCGAGAACGGTCTGATTCTTCTCTACGACAAGAAGATCAGCAACATGAAAGACCTGCTTCCGGTTCTCGAGAAGGTAGCCCAGACGGGCCAGGCTCTTCTGATCATTGCCGAAGACATTGACGGGGAAGCTCTGGCGACCCTCGTTGTCAACAAGCTGCGCGGCACCCTGAACGTCTGTGCGGTCAAGGCTCCCGGCTTCGGCGACCGTCGCAAGGCCATGCTCGAAGACATCGCCATCCTCACCGGCGGTACGCTGGTTTCCGAGGAAATGGGCCGCAAGCTCGACAGCGTGACTCTTGAGGATCTCGGCAGTGCGAAGCGCATCACCATCGACAAGGAAAACACCACCATCGTCGAGGGTGCCGGAGAAGAGGGTGCGGTTTCTGCTCGCGTGAATCAGCTTCGCAAGCAGATCGAGGACACCACGAGCGACTACGACCGTGAGAAGCTGCAGGAACGCATGGCCAAGCTGGCCGGCGGTGTTGCGGTGATCAATGTGGGCGCGGCGACCGAGACCGAACTGAAGGAAAAGAAGATGCGGGTTGAGGATGCGTTGAACGCCACCCGCGCTGCGGTGGAAGAGGGTATCGTGCCCGGAGGTGGCGTTGTCTTCCTCCGGATCGTCGATGCTCTCGACACTCTCGAAGGCCTGAGCGACGAGGAGCAGACGGGCGCGAATATCATTCGCAAGGCTCTCGAAGCTCCCCTGCGCCAGATTTCCGAAAACGCCGGCGTGGACGGCTCCGTGATCATCGAGAAGGTCCGCAATGAGGAAGGCGACTTCGGCTACAATGCTGCGACAGGCGAGTTCGAGAACATGCTTGCCGCCGGCATCGTGGATCCTGCGAAGGTCAGCCGTTCGGCGCTTCAGAATGCTGCGAGCATTGCGGCGCTTCTGCTGACCACCGAGGCCATCATCGCAGATCTCCCCGAGAGGGAGAATGCGGCGTCGGCCGCGGCCGGCATGCCGGGTGGCATGGGTGGCATGGGCGGCGGCGGGATGTTCTAG
- a CDS encoding twin-arginine translocase TatA/TatE family subunit, translated as MVLVAIVGGIGGWELFLVLAVALLIFGPDKLPHLARKIAGLTIRMREVNRDFQREMYRSIDESGEEEAPRPRPETRSVERESGEDPGET; from the coding sequence ATGGTCCTGGTAGCGATTGTGGGGGGCATTGGAGGATGGGAGCTCTTTCTGGTCCTCGCCGTGGCTCTATTGATCTTCGGCCCGGACAAGCTTCCCCATCTTGCCCGGAAGATTGCAGGACTGACAATTCGCATGAGGGAAGTAAATCGGGACTTTCAGCGGGAAATGTACCGAAGCATCGACGAGAGTGGGGAAGAGGAGGCTCCTCGCCCCCGTCCGGAGACCCGTAGTGTGGAACGGGAGTCTGGCGAAGATCCTGGGGAAACTTAA
- a CDS encoding DUF4321 domain-containing protein, translating to MVLRRKSIKAILLTVLLGIAVGTVLGDVLALVLPDGIAREVLTTSAEYNFDPFTLNLMVISFTFGFSLKFNVVSVLGIFLMVQLLKWSW from the coding sequence GTGGTACTTCGAAGAAAATCCATCAAGGCGATACTCCTGACCGTTCTTTTGGGCATTGCCGTAGGAACCGTGTTGGGCGATGTCCTTGCCCTGGTCCTGCCGGATGGAATTGCCCGGGAGGTTCTGACGACCTCCGCAGAGTACAACTTTGATCCTTTCACACTGAACCTCATGGTCATCAGCTTTACCTTCGGCTTCAGTCTCAAGTTCAATGTGGTCTCCGTTCTCGGGATCTTTCTCATGGTGCAGCTTCTGAAATGGTCCTGGTAG
- the folK gene encoding 2-amino-4-hydroxy-6-hydroxymethyldihydropteridine diphosphokinase — translation MREAPRLVALSLGSNLGDRRSHLRRALRRLDEVLEDTRLSSLWETEAVEVDEKQNPYLNLCLSGSCRLTARELLEYCKGLEVEAGRRPGGHRLPRELDVDLLFLDQERHRDKTLSLPHPGLPGRRFVLAPLAEILPDWRHPELGLTVRELLSNVGEDQAVRRLETGKDGWDYHGE, via the coding sequence ATGAGAGAAGCACCTCGCCTGGTGGCTCTTTCTTTGGGGAGCAATCTCGGAGACCGCCGGAGCCACTTGAGAAGAGCTCTCCGCCGGCTGGATGAGGTCCTCGAGGACACTCGCCTCAGTTCCCTCTGGGAGACCGAGGCCGTAGAAGTGGATGAGAAGCAGAATCCCTATCTTAATCTCTGCCTCAGCGGCTCTTGCCGCTTGACGGCCCGGGAGCTTCTGGAATATTGCAAGGGACTGGAAGTGGAGGCAGGGAGAAGGCCGGGAGGACATCGCCTTCCCCGGGAACTGGATGTGGATCTTCTCTTTCTGGACCAGGAGAGGCACCGGGACAAGACCCTCTCTCTTCCCCATCCGGGATTGCCCGGGAGGAGATTTGTTCTGGCCCCGCTCGCCGAGATCCTCCCGGACTGGAGGCACCCGGAACTCGGTTTGACGGTTCGTGAACTATTGTCGAATGTGGGGGAGGATCAAGCGGTTCGCAGGCTTGAAACAGGCAAGGACGGTTGGGATTATCATGGCGAGTGA
- a CDS encoding NTP transferase domain-containing protein: MSERCAALVLAAGKGTRMKSDLAKVLHPLDGKTLIRWVLEASREAELGPMILVLGHQADRVRESLDGEADLQFVLQEEQRGTGHAVMMAREILDGLEGDVLVLAGDVPLIRAETLRNLLDYHHSRDAAATVLSAVLDDPTGYGRILRNADGDLEAIREHRDASEEEREIREINSGIYVFKVSLLLAALDQLGNDNDQGEYYLTDTLEILRSRGQRVAAQICPDPSELEGINDREQLLAMEQSLREREI; the protein is encoded by the coding sequence ATGTCAGAGCGATGTGCTGCTCTTGTTCTTGCCGCCGGCAAGGGAACCCGCATGAAGAGCGATCTGGCCAAGGTGCTTCATCCTCTGGATGGAAAAACCCTGATTCGCTGGGTTCTGGAGGCTTCCCGCGAGGCGGAACTCGGGCCCATGATTCTGGTCCTGGGCCATCAGGCCGACCGGGTTCGGGAGAGTCTGGACGGAGAAGCGGATCTTCAGTTTGTCCTTCAGGAAGAGCAGAGAGGGACGGGACACGCCGTCATGATGGCTCGTGAGATTCTGGATGGTCTCGAAGGCGATGTTCTGGTACTGGCCGGGGATGTTCCCCTGATTCGTGCGGAAACACTGCGAAATCTTCTGGACTATCATCATTCCCGGGATGCTGCGGCCACGGTACTGAGTGCCGTTCTGGATGATCCCACGGGCTACGGCCGCATTCTCCGCAACGCAGATGGTGATCTGGAAGCCATTCGGGAGCATCGTGATGCCAGTGAGGAGGAGCGTGAGATCCGGGAGATCAATTCCGGGATCTATGTCTTCAAAGTGAGTTTGCTTCTCGCTGCTCTTGATCAGTTGGGAAATGACAATGACCAGGGCGAGTACTACCTGACCGACACGCTGGAAATCCTTCGCTCAAGGGGACAAAGAGTGGCCGCGCAGATCTGCCCCGATCCTTCGGAACTTGAGGGGATCAATGACCGGGAACAGTTGCTGGCGATGGAACAGTCTCTCCGGGAGCGGGAAATATGA
- the panC gene encoding pantoate--beta-alanine ligase: MDVLRSVADMQAWSQRLQRAGEDIAFVPTMGNLHEGHLALVRRARREAQRVVVSIFVNPTQFGPDEDFERYPRSPEEDMALLRQEEVDACFLPSKEDLYPGDNALTFRLDWGLDQLCGPFRPGHFEGVLSVVARLFHALTPSHAIFGQKDAQQALLIRRMVRDFHFPLKLILEKTVREEDGLAMSSRNSNLSPEERRQALALPRALASTEEALRSGERESSLLEARGREQLEGLKLEYFSMLEAESLRPVSRLESGLYLLAGAIRFKSARLIDNRVFLVDGERVEEGILF, encoded by the coding sequence ATGGATGTTCTGCGCAGTGTTGCCGACATGCAGGCCTGGAGCCAGAGGCTTCAGCGTGCAGGAGAGGACATTGCCTTTGTCCCGACCATGGGAAACCTGCATGAAGGGCATCTGGCCCTGGTTCGCCGCGCCCGCAGGGAAGCCCAACGAGTGGTCGTCTCCATTTTCGTCAATCCCACTCAGTTTGGACCGGACGAGGATTTCGAGCGATATCCCCGGTCTCCCGAGGAGGACATGGCACTTCTTCGACAGGAAGAAGTCGATGCCTGTTTTCTGCCTTCGAAGGAAGATCTCTATCCCGGGGACAATGCGCTGACCTTTCGACTGGACTGGGGACTGGATCAGCTCTGTGGCCCTTTTCGCCCCGGACACTTTGAGGGAGTTCTCAGTGTCGTGGCCCGCCTCTTTCATGCCCTTACTCCGAGCCATGCAATCTTCGGCCAGAAGGATGCTCAACAGGCTCTGCTGATCCGGCGAATGGTTCGGGATTTTCATTTCCCGCTGAAGCTGATCCTGGAAAAAACCGTGAGGGAAGAAGACGGTCTTGCCATGAGCAGCCGGAACTCCAATCTCAGTCCCGAGGAGAGGCGGCAAGCTCTGGCCCTTCCGCGCGCGCTTGCTTCTACAGAAGAGGCTCTTCGTTCGGGAGAAAGAGAAAGCTCCCTTCTGGAAGCCCGGGGCCGCGAGCAACTGGAGGGATTGAAGCTCGAGTACTTCTCAATGCTTGAAGCGGAGAGCCTTCGCCCGGTCTCCCGCCTGGAGTCCGGTCTCTATCTCCTTGCAGGAGCCATACGATTTAAATCCGCCCGCCTGATCGACAACCGGGTTTTCCTTGTCGATGGGGAGCGGGTGGAAGAAGGGATCTTGTTCTGA
- a CDS encoding biotin--[acetyl-CoA-carboxylase] ligase, with protein sequence MKRLPEMESRFQHCLRGTWGRQLRFFDRVTSTQDLLAEWKDAEEGDAVLALSQGRGRGRRGREWQDSPGSSLLVSVLILPRRSPEDLGGLPSLVSALALLRSLGREDLKLKWPNDLLWKGRKLAGLLPESRIESGRFRCLHLGLGLNLSPFPELPQGACSLKEILGRDPEAERVYAAFLFELEGAFKALDRGEESGLLEDWKRHWSPDQEKWQGQEIRGLGSRGELILAEGTALAGAADGEEKRG encoded by the coding sequence ATGAAAAGGCTTCCGGAAATGGAGTCGAGGTTCCAGCACTGCCTTCGGGGAACCTGGGGTCGGCAGCTGAGATTCTTTGATCGGGTCACGAGCACGCAGGATCTTTTGGCAGAATGGAAAGACGCGGAAGAAGGAGATGCGGTTCTGGCGCTCAGCCAAGGCCGGGGGCGAGGACGAAGGGGGCGTGAATGGCAGGATTCTCCCGGCTCTTCGCTTCTGGTTTCCGTCCTCATTCTCCCTCGCAGAAGTCCTGAAGATTTGGGGGGGCTGCCTTCCCTGGTCTCCGCTTTGGCACTGCTTCGTTCTCTTGGTCGTGAAGACCTGAAGCTCAAGTGGCCCAATGACCTGCTCTGGAAGGGTCGCAAGCTGGCCGGCCTGCTTCCGGAATCGAGAATCGAGTCTGGCCGTTTCCGCTGTCTTCATCTTGGCTTGGGTCTGAACCTCTCGCCCTTTCCGGAATTGCCGCAGGGGGCCTGTAGTCTGAAAGAGATTCTCGGGAGAGATCCGGAAGCAGAAAGGGTCTATGCCGCATTCCTCTTCGAACTGGAAGGGGCCTTCAAGGCACTGGACCGCGGAGAAGAGTCAGGACTGCTTGAGGACTGGAAGCGTCACTGGAGTCCGGATCAGGAAAAATGGCAGGGACAGGAAATCCGCGGACTCGGTTCCCGGGGGGAACTGATTCTCGCAGAGGGCACAGCTCTGGCTGGAGCCGCCGACGGAGAGGAGAAGAGAGGATGA
- a CDS encoding deoxynucleoside kinase: MASEQQTASYIVIEGVIGVGKTSLSRLLAEEMDARLNLEIVEENPFLSEFYSDPRSNAFKTQVFFLLSRYRQQQSLFQGELFQSRVVSDYHFDKDRIFANINLSDDELGLYNLVADALTPRVPTPDLVIFLQASMDKILERIARRGRPMERDIRRDYLESLAEAYNHYFFHYTGTPLLVVNTDNIDFVSSRQQLLDLKARILTPFEGTLYYVPTWED; the protein is encoded by the coding sequence ATGGCGAGTGAACAGCAGACAGCTTCCTATATCGTGATTGAAGGTGTGATCGGGGTGGGAAAGACCAGTCTGTCCCGCCTGCTTGCCGAAGAAATGGATGCCCGCCTGAATCTGGAGATCGTGGAAGAGAATCCTTTCCTGTCGGAGTTCTATTCCGACCCCCGCTCCAACGCATTCAAGACGCAGGTTTTCTTCCTTCTGTCTCGCTACCGCCAACAGCAGTCCCTTTTTCAGGGCGAACTCTTTCAGTCCCGCGTGGTCAGCGATTACCACTTCGACAAGGATCGCATTTTTGCGAACATCAACCTGAGCGATGACGAACTGGGCCTCTACAATCTTGTGGCGGATGCCCTGACGCCCCGGGTTCCCACGCCCGACCTGGTGATCTTCCTGCAGGCTTCCATGGACAAGATTCTCGAGAGAATCGCCCGCCGGGGGCGCCCCATGGAGCGGGATATTCGAAGGGATTACCTGGAATCCCTTGCGGAAGCCTACAATCACTATTTCTTCCACTATACGGGGACGCCCTTGCTGGTCGTGAACACGGACAACATCGACTTTGTCTCGTCACGGCAACAGCTCTTGGACCTGAAGGCCAGGATCCTGACTCCCTTTGAGGGCACCCTCTACTATGTCCCGACCTGGGAGGACTAG
- a CDS encoding type III pantothenate kinase: protein MKLLCLDRGNSSLKGILYQDDQAIARLNPALPEKEALRELLSMELEGIALCSVRPSEDVLIHALAGEVGQKVWQVKGDSPTPFPVDIDKRKTLGPDRICNAAAAVFQKRNPVVIVDAGTAITLDLVDLEGVFRGGAILPGPRLWLASLAGGTELLGQVEPNPKVSPLGRHSQEALQAGLLGMGGAVQELILRLGDLLSEDFSVILTGGASAFLADTMPDLAFEREADWTLEGLRFLHKESRP, encoded by the coding sequence ATGAAGCTACTATGCCTGGATCGGGGAAACAGTAGCCTGAAGGGGATTTTATATCAGGACGATCAGGCAATTGCCCGACTGAATCCTGCCCTTCCTGAAAAAGAGGCATTGAGGGAACTCCTGTCCATGGAACTGGAGGGCATCGCCCTTTGCAGTGTCCGACCCTCGGAGGATGTCCTGATCCATGCACTTGCCGGAGAGGTCGGACAGAAGGTCTGGCAGGTGAAGGGTGATTCCCCGACGCCTTTCCCGGTGGACATTGACAAGCGGAAAACTCTGGGTCCGGACAGGATTTGCAACGCCGCCGCCGCCGTTTTTCAGAAGCGGAATCCGGTCGTGATTGTAGATGCGGGGACGGCGATCACGCTCGATCTTGTGGATCTTGAAGGAGTCTTTCGGGGAGGGGCCATTCTTCCCGGACCCCGGCTCTGGCTCGCCTCTTTGGCCGGGGGCACGGAGTTGCTGGGCCAGGTGGAGCCGAATCCGAAGGTGAGTCCTCTGGGACGACACAGTCAGGAGGCGCTTCAGGCCGGACTTCTCGGAATGGGAGGAGCCGTTCAGGAGCTGATTCTTCGTCTGGGGGACTTGCTCTCCGAAGACTTTTCCGTCATTCTCACCGGCGGGGCTTCAGCCTTCCTCGCAGACACCATGCCCGACCTGGCTTTCGAGAGGGAGGCGGACTGGACTCTGGAGGGGCTTCGTTTCCTGCATAAAGAATCCCGGCCCTGA